The Gossypium raimondii isolate GPD5lz chromosome 2, ASM2569854v1, whole genome shotgun sequence genome segment GTAAGCTATAGCTTTTGTCAACCAACctaaatacatcaaattcatAGAGGTTCAACTTTTATCATGTGATTATACGAATGGCTTGACTTCCTACCCCATTAAACAATAACCCTCCCTCCTTATTTTTGTCAATATAACACGGTGTAACCTTAGTTGCCGATACTAAGGGTAAATACATCAAAGTTTCCCAAAGCTAAGTCGTAAGAATCATCGAAAATGCACAGAGTTCTGGTGGCATGTTCCACTCTTGCAACTCATCTAAAAGTATAATCAGTAGAGATTAGGGCAAAACAAGAGGTAGGAAATCAGGGAAATTTGagtggataaaaaaaaaaagcgacTTGAGAACCACTCATATCGAAAGtactattcaaaaaaaatcctaaGCTATAGAAAACAATATGATTCGGGGGCATGAAATGTCTTAAAACTAATGTGCAAATTGATGACCTGTAGATACAATGTTTTATGTGATTCAGTAGCATGAGCTAAGTGTCATTCCTGGAATTAAACTAATGTCattaaaaagagagagagaaagagaataaAACGTTGTTGAATCAGCTTTCTTGTTCACCATCTTATACAGCAGCAAACTTGCTTAATATACTCGTAATAACATGTTATACTAAGAGAGTGAAAGTGACTGAAAGAGTTACAGGGCCCAAAACAGTAACTGTTTCTTTTCCCCCAAAAGAAATTAGctaatataaacaatttaatatccCAGGGTTCTtaaatagcataatttattGACCATAGTAAGTTCAATAAGCATATCAAAATTGTCAACATTTCAGGTGAAGTAGATAAAACAAGACGCCTTTTGAAACAAGAAAACAAGATAATTATATGTAGCTAGTTTCTGACAACTTAGCAGGACAAATGGACTACTTAAACGGCCTATACAGATTCCTTGTAGAAAACTTTGTTCCAGAATCACTATGTTAGCAAATCAGGTTGTTTGTAGGTAGAATATTGAACTGTAATTTACATATAACGGTATTTCTATAGAGTCATCGTTCAATTATTGGTTACTCAGTTTAACAAATAAGGTGGTGGAACACTTCCAGTAATCAGATTTCGAAAtagtaaaaaaagaagaagcataaCCAAGCTATTTAGACAAATCCAGCAATGGCATAAGGATAAAAGATGTTCAAGTTCCATGAAAAAAAGCCTTACTCTAGCATTTAGAACTCCTGGAATCAAAGCAGTAAATCATAGGCATATATTAGGAAACATTACCTGACACTGAACATCAATCCCAATGTTCTTGTATTCAACATAAAGGCACCTAGAGAATTGATCAATATACCTGAAACAATCCGAGAGAAAGATGAACCTTAGATGCTAAAAGCTAGAAATTAAACCCCAATTAACTTTGCAAGTGTCAAAAACACTTACGCCTTAGTAGCAGCATAAACAGCATAGAGTGGATCAGAAGGGATGACAATGGCAGCACCAGACCCAATGTTCACAATTGCGCCTTTCTTTCTCTTCACCATCCCAGGCAAAACAGCTTGAGTTACCTTTGTGGTACCTTCAACATTcaccttaatcaaattcatcaacAGCTCCTCATCAACCTCGTGGAAGTACCTGGCATAAGGATATGAAATCCCAACATTGTTAATCAAAACCCCCACATCCAGTCCTTCAATAGtttcttttatcttcttcaCGCCTTCATCAAGATCGCCAGTGAAGTCCACAACAACTGTCTTGATCTGAATCTTGGCATACTTGGCCAAGATTGAATCGGAAACGTCTTTGAGTTTATCAGGATTACGGCCCACCAAGACAAGATTTAGCCCTTTCCTAGCCAGCTGAAAGGCAAATCCTTTGCCGATACCATCAGTTGGTCCAGTAACAAGACCCCAGGAGCCAT includes the following:
- the LOC105788826 gene encoding very-long-chain 3-oxoacyl-CoA reductase 1 translates to MEACFFDTLKAQPFWVIVLFTLGSLSLLKFSFVFLKWVWINFLRPGKNLKKYGSWGLVTGPTDGIGKGFAFQLARKGLNLVLVGRNPDKLKDVSDSILAKYAKIQIKTVVVDFTGDLDEGVKKIKETIEGLDVGVLINNVGISYPYARYFHEVDEELLMNLIKVNVEGTTKVTQAVLPGMVKRKKGAIVNIGSGAAIVIPSDPLYAVYAATKAYIDQFSRCLYVEYKNIGIDVQCQVPLYVATKMASIKRSSFFVPSTDGYARAAMRWIGYEPRCTPYWPHSILWGLAYSLPESVVDAWRLRFCLGIRKRGQLKDSRKKE